From a single Lewinella sp. LCG006 genomic region:
- a CDS encoding T9SS type A sorting domain-containing protein gives MRKILSLALLLALILSDGWTQEVWPGDVNNNGKANTVDLLFWGLAYGAEGPARADQNTDWSAQPLPTLWANNFPNGLNFAYADCNGDGIVNDDDFSDAIDDNFGLEHPPVTADFYANAAGAAPRLRLTPSATLVQEGAMVNIGLSIDDADLPIADFYGLAIKLSYTTNLLAGDDGPDFDLVENSWVDADESYVQEMYVDDGIMGTAELGLTRTNQLAIAVGSGDLGTFSIIMEDIIVGLEVDTFTLRIDSVLLIDQHFGRIPVIPDTTQIIIAKDTSKLTTLNHNLWLEEGDVELVVFPNPATHFLQISTSVGIEQLLLVDQLGRTEIIVDRPITSGNYRWYLNDRKPGIYWLQVKTTVGILSRKLVIAPS, from the coding sequence CCTGGCGATGTGAACAATAATGGCAAAGCCAATACGGTAGACTTATTGTTTTGGGGACTGGCTTACGGAGCAGAAGGCCCGGCGCGAGCAGATCAAAATACGGATTGGTCGGCACAGCCCCTACCGACATTATGGGCTAATAACTTTCCGAATGGACTGAATTTTGCCTACGCCGATTGTAATGGCGATGGCATTGTAAACGACGACGATTTTTCGGATGCTATAGATGATAACTTCGGCTTGGAGCATCCGCCGGTCACGGCAGATTTCTATGCCAATGCAGCGGGCGCCGCGCCACGTTTGCGCCTGACCCCCAGTGCGACCTTGGTGCAAGAAGGTGCTATGGTCAATATCGGCTTGAGTATTGACGATGCAGACCTGCCAATTGCGGATTTCTATGGATTAGCCATAAAATTGAGCTATACAACAAACCTCTTGGCTGGTGATGACGGCCCTGATTTTGACCTTGTTGAAAACAGCTGGGTGGATGCGGATGAATCTTACGTACAGGAAATGTATGTGGATGATGGCATTATGGGAACAGCAGAGCTGGGGCTTACACGAACCAACCAACTGGCAATAGCTGTAGGCAGTGGTGACCTGGGAACTTTTTCAATCATCATGGAAGACATCATTGTCGGTCTGGAGGTGGATACTTTTACCCTGCGTATTGATAGTGTGTTACTGATTGACCAACATTTTGGCCGGATACCAGTGATCCCGGACACGACTCAAATTATCATCGCCAAGGATACTTCAAAATTAACCACTTTAAACCACAATCTTTGGTTGGAAGAAGGAGACGTAGAGCTGGTCGTGTTTCCTAATCCTGCGACGCATTTTTTACAAATCAGCACCTCGGTGGGAATTGAACAACTGCTTTTGGTAGACCAGTTGGGAAGGACTGAAATTATCGTAGATCGCCCGATTACCAGTGGAAATTATCGCTGGTACCTAAATGACCGCAAGCCCGGTATCTACTGGCTACAAGTAAAGACCACAGTGGGAATACTCAGCAGAAAACTGGTGATAGCCCCGAGTTGA